A window of the Cicer arietinum cultivar CDC Frontier isolate Library 1 chromosome 6, Cicar.CDCFrontier_v2.0, whole genome shotgun sequence genome harbors these coding sequences:
- the LOC101492104 gene encoding transcription termination factor MTERF4, chloroplastic yields the protein MLRRKHLTIFSSFKLSQQIPHKLNPNALPHPIHHNFPQISNNFRVLLFHLYGTQDSKFPEYEMPSVTWGVIQGRKEKLVSRVIVFDYLKGLGIIPDELQDLELPSTVDVMRERVEFLQKLGLTIDDINQYPLMLGCSVRKNMIPVLGYLEKIGISRSKLGEFVKNYPQVLHASVIVELAPVIKFLRGLDVEKDDIGFVLQKYPELLGFKLEGTMSTSVAYLVSIGVSPRDIGPMVTQYPYLLGMRVGTMIKPLVDYLVNLGLPKKILARMFEKRAYILGYDLKETVEPNVDCLISFGLRKECLPSVIAQYPQIIGLPLKAKLSSQQYFFSLKLKIDPEGFAKVVEKMPQVVSLHQNVIMKPVEFLLGRAIPSQDVASMVIKCPQLVAQRVELMKNSYFFFKSEMGRPIKELVEFPEYFTYSLESRIKPRYQRLKSKGIKCSLNWMLNCSDQRFEERLQGNYIETESIGPSFYIGGKLELPGNDIVSDEEEENDDEMLYRRTVSL from the coding sequence ATGCTTAGAAGAAAACACCTCACAATTTTTTCATCTTTCAAACTTTCTCAACAAATTCCTCACAAATTAAACCCAAATGCACTTCCACATCCAATACACCACAATTTCccccagatttcaaacaattttaGGGTTTTACTTTTCCATCTCTATGGAACCCAAGATTCAAAATTTCCCGAATACGAGATGCCTTCAGTTACATGGGGTGTGATTCAAGGTCGAAAAGAGAAGCTTGTTTCGCGTGTCATCGTTTTCGATTACCTCAAGGGTTTAGGAATTATTCCTGATGAGTTGCAGGATTTGGAGCTTCCTTCAACCGTTGATGTCATGAGGGAACGCGTTGAGTTTCTTCAGAAATTAGGTTTAACTATTGATGACATTAATCAGTATCCTTTGATGTTGGGATGTAGTGTTAGAAAAAACATGATTCCTGTTTTAGGGTATTTGGAAAAAATTGGGATTTCAAGGTCTAAACTTGGTGAATTTGTTAAGAATTATCCACAAGTTTTGCATGCTAGTGTTATTGTTGAACTTGCTCCTGTTATTAAGTTCCTTAGAGGACTTGATGTGGAGAAGGATGATATTGGGTTTGTGTTGCAAAAATATCCTGAACTTCTAGGGTTTAAGCTTGAAGGTACTATGAGTACTTCAGTGGCTTATCTTGTTAGTATTGGTGTTAGTCCTAGGGATATTGGTCCAATGGTTACACAGTATCCTTATCTTTTAGGGATGAGAGTTGGTACTATGATAAAGCCTCTTGTTGATTACTTGGTCAATTTAGGGTTACCTAAGAAGATTCTAGCTAGGATGTTTGAGAAAAGAGCTTATATACTTGGTTATGATCTTAAAGAGACTGTGGAACCGAATGTTGATTGTTTAATTAGTTTTGGTTTGAGAAAGGAATGTTTGCCTTCGGTTATTGCTCAGTATCCACAGATTATTGGGTTGCCTCTTAAGGCTAAATTGTCTTCACAACAATATTTTTTCAGTTTGAAGCTTAAGATTGATCCTGAAGGGTTTGCAAAGGTGGTGGAGAAGATGCCACAGGTGGTTAGTCTTCACCAAAATGTGATTATGAAGCCGGTTGAGTTTTTACTTGGTAGGGCAATACCGTCGCAGGATGTGGCTAGTATGGTGATCAAGTGTCCTCAGTTGGTTGCGCAGCGAGTCGAGCTCATGAAGAACAGTTATTTCTTCTTCAAGAGTGAAATGGGTAGACCCATAAAAGAGCTTGTGGAGTTCCCTGAATACTTTACTTATAGTTTGGAATCAAGGATTAAACCTAGATACCAGAGGCTTAAGAGTAAAGGGATAAAGTGTTCATTGAATTGGATGCTTAATTGTAGTGACCAGAGATTTGAAGAGAGATTGCAGGGAAATTATATTGAAACCGAAAGTATAGGTCCTTCATTTTATATTGGTGGGAAATTAGAGCTACCAGGGAATGATATAGTTTCAGATGAGGAAGAGGAAAATGATGATGAAATGCTATACAGACGAACTGTTTCTCTTTAG